The Thioalkalivibrio thiocyanodenitrificans ARhD 1 nucleotide sequence CACGGGTTTGAAGAGCGTATCCATCACCTCCGCTATCACCGCCTGTGGGTTGTCATTCGGGCGGCAGCGGTCGGCAAAGGTGGAGAGCACGTGCACGGATGCGATCACCGCGATGGGCATCAGGAAGATCGGGATCATGGAACTCATGATGTGCACAGTGAAGCCCGCGCCGATCAGCAGTCCCATGGTAATGATCACCGTGGCCATTGCCAGCAGCATGGGCGCCATCACCAGAGCGACGCTGCGGAAGAAATAGAACATCAGGAGGAATATCACCAGCCCGGCCAGTGGCGCGGAAATCGCCATCTGCTCAAACATTTGCACGCCGAAAGTGTCCTGGGCAACCGGTTGCCCGGTGATGTGAAAGGCGTCTCCGGTCTCCAATGTGTCGATCACCGCCTGGATCTCTTGCGAGATCCGGTAGCTCTCGTTCTTGTCGACGATGGGTACGTAGATGCCTGCTGCTCGCCCGTCCTCGGAGACCAGAGTGCCGTGGAACATCGGTAGGCGCTCGACGGCTGCCCGGATAGCCAGTGACGCCTCGCGGTCAGCGGGCGGGCGACTCATCATCCAGTCGAAGCTGATGGTGCCGGGGGTTACCTGCTCCACGTTGTCCACCGTGGTGAGCGAGAGCAGATCGCGTGCCACCACGCCGTCGATACGCTCGATGGCACGGGTCAGCGTGTACAGCGCCCCCAGGGAGGCCGGGTTGTAGATCCCATCCGGATGGCCGTCATTGACCACGCCCACCACGATCATGTCGTGCAGGTCGAAGCGCTCCTTGATCGCGTTGTGCAGCACCCGGTCGGCCTGGTCCGCAGCGAGCATGTTCTCGGGATCGGTGTCGATGTTGATCCGCGGCATCATCGCACCCATGACCAACACCAACGCGACGAGGGACCCGAAAACCCAGCGCCGGTTCCGCATCGAGAATATCGCCAGTACTCTGCCCATATCGTTGATCCCCCTTCGGGAAAAGGGCCGCTCGACGTGCGGCCTGCTGCCGACGCGCTGGCACTCCGAGCGGAAAACGGCTCGTCTCTTGGGGCCGACTCCAGTGCGGCTAGAACACGAGGACCTTGTCCGCGTCCACCGTCCACGCGGTCAGTCGATCTAGCGTCGAACGCTGTGCGCCGTCGGCGAGCTCCTCGTCGGCGATCCCGCGAGCATCCATGCAGGTTCCGCAGACGCCGACCTCTCCGCCACGGCGCGTGACGACAGAGAGCAGGTGCTCGACGCTGTAGTAACCTGGCGGCACCTTCTGTCCGGACTTGGCGCAGGCCGCTGCATCGCCCAGAAGAAATATGCGGGCCTCAACTCCTTCTTGCTTGATCAGAGCGCCGCCAAGACGCAGGCCATTGTAGGAACGTTCGGTGCCGTATGGGGGGTCGTTCAGGATAAGAAGGACTTTCATATCGCTCTCTCCGGCTGGGATCCCGGCTGTATGTGCCGGGACGCTGGATGGGCCGAACCTCTGTGTTCCTGTCGTCGGTCGGACGACAATCGATCTGTGTGAGGCTCAGTCATTCTTGAGGGCACCACGCGGCGCGCCTCATCCGTAGCCTAATACTCAATTGTCCAATTGATCGTTAGAGTTTTCGATTAATTGATTTTAGTCAAGCATAGAGACTATTTGATCCTGCTCTGGGGTTTTCCCGGCGTCCGCCGGCGACGTAGATCGTGCGCTTGAGTCCCGATCAATTCGTGCAAAGAGGGCTCTACGGGGTTGTGGCTTGCACCAGTGCGCATCATGGACATAAATATCCACTGCCAAGTTACTGTGATCTAGAGAAAAAGCTATGTCTGCTCGGCGGATTGAGGCGCTCCGGAGCCGCGCGCATGTGCGGCATCTGAACGCAGCGGGCGCGCCTACGAGACCGGCGAGCGTGCCACGCCGTTGCCGGTCCGGGCATTGCTGTGCCTGCACGTGGACGCGTGCCGCTTGCCAAGGAGTGGCGGGGCTGGAGGATTCATGGCAATGCCCTGATCTCGCCGGACGGGCTGGAGTTCGGCCCCAAAAGAGATCGCCGTTTGTGCGCCAGGTGCTGCGCGGGCAACGCAACTGCCGACCCTACGAATGAAACTAAGTGGCGGTGTTACCGGGACCGCCACTTGCAAGCGCCCGGGCACGAGCGCCGAGGGCTCCGCCAAGTCGACGGTGCCGGGAGGGCCGCATGATGAGTTCTGCCCTGTCTAGTTCGCATAATGTATATTATGGTAAATCCTGTACCGAAGACCGGGGTCCTGACAAGGCGCTGTCCCCGACAGCGCCATTATACGGCATGACCCGAAGGCACTGTGATTCCGCCGCCTCTACCAAGCACCCACCTCGCTGATGTCAGGGATGATCACGGTCAACCCGAGCATCTGCCAGTTCTGCATGCCACCGCGATAGTAGTGCAGCTTTTCGGGCGGATAACCCAGATCCACAAGCGCCCGGATCGCCCGGGGCGACTGGTCGCACCAAGGGCCGTTGCACCACAGCGCCAGCTCTTTGGCCTCGCTGAAGTCCCATATGCCCTGCCCCTGCTGCGAGGCTTCTGCCGTTTCGATCAGGCTACGGACCCTGGTCCAAAGGCTGCTCCACCAGGAGGTCGCCTTCGGCTGGGCCGGCTTTGCCCCCAAGCGCATGAGCAGGTTGCGCATGGCCTCCGATTCCGGGTCGTCCTCGAATCGGGTGAACGCGATGTTCACGGAGCCCGGGATAGTGCCGCGCTCGAAAAAGCTGGCGGTCCGGGCATCCACCAGCAGGCCCCTGCCAATGGCCACCCGGGTGCGGAGAAAATCGAAGATCTCCAGTTCCCCGATACCATGAACACCGGGGGCGGGTATCGCGGGCGTAACACAGAACGGCGGGCACTTGCGTGATGTCCTCGCGTAGCCACCCGACAGTTCATGCTCCTCGTCCTGTATCCTTTGCACGCGCACCAGCTGGTCGCCGTGATTGACGTAGATATAAGGTCTGTCCTCTGTGATCCTGACCTCGGCATGGGTCGTCAAGGCCAGCATGACCCCCAGCAGAATCGGCAAAATGATTGATATGGTTTTCATCTATGTATCCCCCCTGTTTGCCCGCCACGGGCCCCGGCGTTCTGCTACATGGAGAACGCCGCTTTCCTTCGTATGACCGATATGCGGTTATCGTTCTGATATTCGCGGTAGACCGCCTCCTTGGCCTTTTTCGACAAACTTTGAAAGATGATGTTGGTTCCGGCAAAACGCTGATTGAGTTCCTGCTCGAACTCTTCCCTGGTCAGCCCGGGAGTCACGTACCTGCGCTCCATCACGGCCTCGGACCTGGATCCGTCGGATCTGTCGAGGGGTGCCGCGTTGTCCAGATGCTTGATTGATCCGGCTTCTTGCTCGAGTGCCTCGAGATATGCGTCAGCGCCCCCATGGGCGAGCATGGGACCCATTAAGACCCACGGGATCACAACCGCCATGACGTACCGGGACATCCTCCCGACAACAAACCCTTTGTGTATCTTCATTGTTTCCAGCATCCCCCGCCCGGACGACACCCCCCGCCAACGACCGGCCACTGCCCTTACCGGCGCCATCGACTTGCGGAGAGTTTCCCGCCGCCTGTTCCATTGCCCTGTGCTCCGTGCCCCGCGTCCACCCGCCCAACCTGTCGTCGGGCTCCATGTCCAGGGTGTGTATCGCACATTCCTATAGAAACGAAGTGGTTATGATTGATCTGGGTCAATCGACCGAAACGGCCCGGGACAAGCGGTGTCGATTCAGGGGACAGGCGGTCGCCGAAATGCGACACCCCGTTCGCCGCCGCCACGATCCCCGGGGTGAAGATCCGGCCGGGCAACGGCACCACCTACGACTCAACCTGAACCCTCGGGCCACCCTGCCCCACTTCCTTTCCTGCTCCTTCCCTCACCCCCCCCGGACGCTCCCTGCAAGATAGTTCCACACTGCTGCAAGAAACTCCTAGCGAGGACGCGCAGCGCGACCGACAGTTATACAGGGGGCATTCCCCCCGTGAGGCTGACGGCACATGTCCGTCGGGAATCGGACGATTCTTTTGGAGACGAGAGCCATGAACAACAGGCTGAGTGTTGAAGTGAAACGATTCCTTCGCGAGGAGGAAGGCACGGAAGTCGTGGAGTGGGCCCTGGTTGCGGGGCTGGTCATCGCCGTGGGCGCTGCGATTTTCGCCACCATCGGCGGACATGTTCAGACGCACCTGACCAACCTCGCGAACATGCTCGGTGGCGGGGGTGGCGGCGGCGAAGGCGGCTGAGCGGAAAGGATCACCACCCGGGCCAGGAAGGCCCCGCCCACCGCAACCGCCTTTCGTGGCGTTTTTCAGCAGGAAACGGAGACCGGACTGATGCCTGTCGGGGTCGATGCTGTCCATATCGTGCTGCCCGCGATGCTTCTTGGGGTGGTGTGGATCGCGCTTGTCATCGACCTGTGTCAGCACCGTGTTCCCAACGTCCTGACATTCGGTGCAGCGACGGCCGGGATCACCCTGCAATCGGCACTCGGAGGCACCGCCGGCCTGCTCACGGCCCTGGCGGGGCTGGGTGTCGGTCTGGTCATCCTGCTTCCGGGGTACCTGGCACGCACCACCGGTGCCGGTGACCTCAAGCTGATGGCGGCTGCCGGCACGCTTCTTGGCCCCTATTGGGTACTGGTGGCCGGGATCGTCAGCATCCTTGTCGGCGCCCTGATTGCGGCGGCATATGCCGCATCCACGCTGTTCTCGAGAACCGGCCCGGCCCCCTGGCCACGTTACGGCCTCATGCTCAAGACCCTGGTGACCACGGGGCGGGTGTCCTACGTGGCGCCCGCGGAGGGCGAGGTCATGGGCCGGAAACTTCCCTTTGCCGTGTCCATCGCGCTGGGCACGACGTTGACCCTGGTGCTGTGGTGGCCGGACCTGAACGCGCGCTGGGCGGGGTGACGGCATGGACATGAACCTCAACGGCATGCACAGTTCTGGCAGTGATGCCCGCCCTCACCCGGTCAATGGATCGAGACCTGGCTCTGCGGCCGCGGCCCATGCACCCGGGCGGCCACGCACCGCCGCCGACACGGGGCTCACGGAAGCCTTCCTGGGGGACCTGGTATGCAAGCACCTGTTTGAAGGAGGCGTGCTGGATCTCCGTGAGCTGACACGCCGCACAGCGCTGTCGGGCGCCCTCCTCCAGGATGTTTGCGCATTCCTGCGCACCGACGGGCAGGTGGAAGCGCGCGGCACCCATCCCGATTCCGCCATGCTCCGCTTCGGGCTGACGGACCGGGGGCGTGCCAGCGCCTTGGAAGCACTGGGCCGGGACGGCTACGTCGGGCCGGCGCCGGTACCGCTGGCTCAGTATGCACGCACCGTGGAGAACCAGAGCCTGAGCGCGCGCACGGTCGATTTCGACACCCTGCGAACCGGTTTCGCCGACACGGTGATCCAACCGAAACTGCTCGACCAGCTCGGCCCTGCGCTGCACTCGGGTCGGGCCATGTTCATCTACGGCCCCCCGGGCACCGGAAAGAGCTTCATCGCCCGTCGGCTGGCCCGACTGTTGGCGGGCGAAGTACTGGTTCCTCACGCGATCACGGTCTCCGGAAAGACCATTCAGTGCTTCGACCCCGGGATGCACGAAGCGCTGCATCCGCCGCACGAGGGAGATCACGTCAAGTTCGATCAGGGCGACGATCCCCGCTATGTGAGATGCCGGCGTCCGCTGGCCATCACGGGCGGCGAACTGACCATGGATATGCTCGAGGTGCAATACGATGAGACCACACGGTCATTCCGGGCGCCGGTGCAGCTTCTGGCCAACAACGGGATGCTGGTGATCGATGACCTGGGCCGGCAACGTCTCGAACCACAGCAACTCCTTAACCGGTGGATCGTGCCGCTGGAAGAGCGCCACGACTACCTGATGCTGCGCAACGGGCAGCACTTCCGGGTTCCGTTCGACGTGGTCCTGGTGTTCTCCACCAACCGCAATCCACTGGAACTCGCCGACCAGGCGTTTCTGCGCCGGATTGGCTACAAGATCCGCTTCGAGCCTCTGGAAGAGGCCGACTATCTCACCATCTGGCAGCAGGAGTGCCGGCATCGCGGCATCGACTACGACCCGGCGCTGGCACGTTTCGTTCTGGACGAACTGCACGCCCGTCACGGCGTACCTCTGCTGCCCTGTCATCCGCGGGATCTCATCGACCTGTCGGTGGACTATGGCCGCTACATGAATCAAGAACCGCTCTCAACCGAGGCCTTGTGCCGCGCATGGGAGACCTATTTTGTCGGGCTCGATGAGCCCGGGGGGATGGCGTCATGAAGAAACGTGGAATTGTGGTGATGCTGCTGATTTCCCTGATGATGGCCATGGGCGCCTCCGCCCTTGCGATGACCTGGCTTCAGGAACGGATGACCGATCGGGACGCAGTCGACGAATCGTCCGTGGTGGTGGCAGCCATGCAGATCCCCTTCGGCCAGAAGGTCGAGGCCGCGGACCTGCGCATGATGGAACTGCCGCCCCACGCGATTCCCAGGGGCAGCTTCAAGCGTGTCGATGAGGTGGTCGGCCGGGTGGCATCGCAGACCATTTATGCCGGCGAGGTGATTCTCAAGGAACGGGTCGCAGAGCATCTGGGCGGCAGCGCACTGGCCGCGGTTCTGGATCACGGCATGCGTGCCATCACGGTGCGTGTCGACGACGTGGTGGGCGTGGCCGGTTTCCTGTTGCCGGGCAACCGGGTGGACGTAGTATCCAGCCAGCGCACGGGCGGAAACCGCTTGGTGCAATCCGAGACCATCCTCACCGCTATCAAGGTACTGGCGGTCGACCAGATCGCCTCGCCGGAACGGGACGGCCCGGTCATCGTGCGGGCGGTGACGCTGGAGGTTACGCCGTCCCAGGCAGAACGCCTGGTCAAGGCCACCCAGGAAGGAAGGGTCCAGCTGACGTTGCGCAACCCGCTGGACCAGGAGCCGGGGCCGATACAGGAAGTGGCCGTGGCTGAGCCACCGCCGGAACCTGAGGTCCGGCCCGCACCGGTGAGGTCGCGTCCGGCGCCGCAACGGCCTCGAAACCTGCAGATCACCGTGATCCGCGGCACCGACAGCAGTACCACCACCGTCAAAGAGTAACGCCACACCGGGAACGCAGAACAATCAGAGGGGTGGGTGCGATGAACAAGCAAAGAACAGGATCATGGATGCATCTTCGGCTCGTGCTCGGCGTTGTGGCGCTGCTCACACTGGCATTAGCAATGGGCACCCAGGCCCGGACCGCGAACGCGGAAACCCGACCGGGCGCCGGTGCCATGGAGTCCATTGCCCAGGACCAGGCCACCCGCACGATTCGCGTCGCGGTGAACAAGTCCCAGGTACTGGAGTTCGGCTACCCGGTCAGCGTGGTATCCATCGGGAACCCGGACGTGGCGGACGTGGTTGTCATGCGGGCCCGGCAGATCTATGTACTGGGCAGGTCGCTCGGCACCACGAATGTGGTGCTATGGGATGACGACAACCGCGTTCAGGGGATGCTCAACGTCGAAGTGACCCACGACCTGGACACCCTCAAGGCCAATCTGCATGAGATCCTTCCGGGAGAGTCCATAGAGGTACGCTCCGCCCAAGGCAGTCTCATCCTTGGCGGTGCTGTCTCAAGCACCGCACGGATGGATGCCGCACTGCGACTCGCCAACAGCTTTGCCGCGGCGTCCGGGGGCGGCAACCCCGTGCTCAACATGATGGAGGTGGGCGGATCCCACCAGGTCATGCTGGATGTCAAGGTGGCGGAGGTGTCGCGCACCCTGGTGAAGCGTCTGGGCGTTCAGTTCAACGCGTTTGACTCCGGTTCCCCCTGGAAGATAGGGGCGGTTCAGGGAGGCGCCAGCTTTCCGGATGCCGTATTCACCGGCGGCGAGCGCATTCCGTTCTTCAGCCATGGCACACCCATAGGTCCGGTGATCGGCGAGTTCGCGCCGGTGACACCGTCGATCGAGAACACCGGTATCTTCGCGAGCTACCACAGCGGCGATTTTCTCTTCAACATGGTCATCGACGCGGCCGAACGCGAAGGCGTCGCGAAGATCCTTGCGGAGCCCAACCTCACCACCCTGAGCGGCCAGGAAGCTCATTTCCTGGCCGGGGGCGAGTTCCCTATCCCGGTGCCCCAGGATCTGGGGCGAGTCACCATCGAGCACAAGGAATTCGGTGTGGGTCTGAGGTTTCTGCCGCTTGTCCTGGACTCCGGGCAGATCAACCTCAAGGTGGATGTCTCCGTGTCCGATCTGACGCGTGAAGGCAGTATTGTCATCGGGGTCGGCGACCAGGCCCAGCAGCAGTTCTTCGTGCCCGCGCTCGTCAAGCGCAGCGCCAGCTCCACCGTGGAGCTTGGGCACGGCCAGACCATCGCCATCGCCGGCATGATCAACGAGAACCTGCGGGACAACGTGGAAAAGTTTCCCGGCCTGGGGGATCTGCCGATCCTCGGGCTGCTTTTCCGCAGTCAGGACTTCGCCAAGGACCAGACCGAACTGGTGATCTTCGTGACCCCGCGGCTGGCCCGTCCGATCACACCGCAGCAGGCCCGATTGCCCACCGGCAGCTTCGTCGCGCCCACCAATCTCGAGTTCTACCTGCTTGGCAACGAACCGTGGCATGACGCCGATGCCGGCGAAGACCGCCAGGACGGTGATGCCCTTTCGAATCGCCGCGATGGCGGCACCGCGGGACGTTTCGGTCACGACATGTGAGCGCGTTGCGTACCCATATACGAGGACAATCGCATGCACACCGTTCGAGTCATGATGCTGATATCGCTATCCGTTGCACTCACGGCATGCGCCGCCCTGACACCCGGAGGCGAGCGCCCGGAGTTCGGCGAATCCGTACGCCACATGATACAGATGCAGACGTACGCGCCCGGCGATGAGGTGCCATCACTGCGGGGAGACACGGGGGCCGAGGCCATGGAGGCACACCGCCGGGATACGGGCACCCCGGAGCGCTTCGGAAAGGGACTGATGGGCCTGGATTAGCGCGAGGGGGGGACCCGCGCAACCGCGCGCTGCGGGAATGCCGGGAAAGACACTGACGAGGATTGCCATTCAAGGCGGATGAAACATCATGCGCTATCGACTAGAAATTCTGGTGGTTGGACGTTCCAGGGAACAGCTGCTGATGCTGCAGGACCTTCTGGGGCGGCAGGGTGACGTCAACGTAAGGATCCGGCACGTCGGGAACGGCCATACCGATCCGCTGTACGAGGTGGACCCGTTGCCCGATGCGCTGGTGCTGGTGCTCAGCGAGAACTGGCATGCCGAACTGTCGGCGCTGATGGAGCGCCGCGCCACCGAACGCCCTCCGTTGCTGGTGGTTGGGCACGACGGCAACGTCGACCTGATCCGCGAGGCAATGCGTGCCGGTGCGAGGGACTTTTTCACCCCGCCCATCTCCGAGAGCGAGCTCACGCAGTCTCTCCAGAAACTCATGCGCGACCGGATGGCGGAGGCGTCCCGGCACACGGCTCACCTGACGGCCGTCATCAACGCCAAGGGAGGCTCCGGAGCCAGCATGATTGCCGCCAATATCGCGCACCTTCTGGCCGTTACCGCGTCCGATCGTCGCACGGCACTCATGGACATGGATCTGCAGTTCGGCGCCCTGCCCCTGTACTTCAACATGACCCCGCGCAACGGCATGGTCAGGGCGCTGGAGTCTGTTGACAGCCTGGACACGATGGCCCTGGAAGGCTACGTGCAGCCCCACCAGAGCGGCCTGGACCTGCTGGCGTCCGCCCCCGACGAGTTGGTGAGCGTGGCCGATGTTCCGGAGTCGCGCGTGGAACTGCTGTTGCAGGTCATGAGTGAGGCCTACGACGACATCGTGGTGGATCTGCCGCGTTGGATCGGCGGTTCAACGGCCATGGTGCTGGAGCGTGCGGACCGGGTTCTCGTGGTCCTTCAACAGGGTGTGGCGCACCTGCGCGATGCGAAGCGCCTGATCGGCATTCTCCGGCAGGAGATCCACATCAGCGGCCCCCGGATCATCATCGTCGTGAACCGGTACGACAAGCGCAATGCGGTGAGTCTCCGGGATATCCAGGATGCACTGCCGGACCAGGATATCGTGACCTTGCCCAATGATTTCCGTCAGGTCACGCAAAGCATCAATATCGGCAGCCCGCTGCCGGAACACGCCGCCCGGGCTCCGGTGACGCGCGAGCTGGCAAAGCTGTCCCGCCGTCTGCATGAGGACCGGCCGGGTGATGACGGCAGGAAGAGCGGCGGCTGGAGCCTGTTCGGCCTGGGCCGGAGAAGCTGATTGAGGAGTAGACCGTCATGGGCCTGAAGGAACGGTTCGGAAATGGTGATGGCCGCAGTGCCGAGAACGGGCGAACGGCCTGGGCACAGCGCAGCCAGCGTTCCGGGATGCTGAGTCTCACGGCGCCGGAACAGGAATGCAAACAGCAGCTCTTCAAGCAGCTTGTGAAGGTCCTGGACCTCTCCCTTCTCGGCGGTCTGGATGACAAGGACGCGCGCGCCGAGATACAGCAGGTCTGCGAGAACCTCATGGCCGAGGAGGCGCTGCCAATCAATGCCGGCGTCCGCCAGCGTATCATCTCCGAGCTGCAGGACGAGGTGCTGGGACTGGGTCCACTGGAAACGCTGCTGGCGGACAGGACCGTAGCGGACATCCTGGTCAACGGAGCCAACCAGGTCTACGTGGAGCGGCAAGGGAAGCTGGAACAGACCGCCCTGCGCTTTGACAGCGACCGGCACCTGATGACCATCATCGACCGCATCGTCTCAAGCGTGGGTCGCCGGATCGATGAATCCTCCCCCATGGTGGACGCGCGCCTGCGGGACGGTTCCCGTGTCAACGCCATCATCCCTCCCCTGGCGGTCGACGGGCCCATGCTCTCCATTCGCCGCTTCGCCGTGGATCGGCTGACCGCGGAGAATCTGGTCGAGATCGGCACGTTGACGCCGGTCGCGGCACGGTTGCTGGAATCGGTGGTGAAAGCGCGGCTGAACGTGCTGATCTCCGGGGGCACCGGGGCCGGCAAGACCACCCTTCTCAATGTCCTGTCGGGCTTCATTCCGCACCGGGAACGCATCGTCACCATCGAGGATTCCGCAGAGCTTCAGCTCCAGCAACCCCACGTGGTGCGCTTGGAGACCCGTCCTCCCAACATCGAAGGCAAGGGCGAAGTGAGCCAGCGCGACCTGGTACGCAACAGCCTGCGCATGCGCCCGGATCGTATCATCGTGGGCGAGGTGCGCGGTGGCGAAGCGCTGGACATGCTTCAGGCCATGAATACCGGTCACGACGGATCCCTGACCACAGTCCATGCCAACAGCCCCCGCGATGCATTGACCCGGGTGGAGAGCATGGTGGCCATGAGCGGCGTCAACCTCCCTTCACGACCTCTGAGGGCCCAGATCGCGTCCGCCATCGATGTGGTCCTGCAGGTGGAGCGCCTGGAGGACGGCAGGCGCCGGGTGGTGAGCATGCAGGAGATCAACGGCCTGGAGGGAGAGATCATCACCATGTCGGAGATCTTCCGGTTCCAGCGCGAGGGGCTGGATCAGGATGGCAACGTGCTGGGCCAGCTCAAGGCCACCGGCATCGTGCCCAGATTCCATGACCATCTCAAGCGCAGGGGCCTTGACCCCGGCCTTGACGTGTTCGAACCCGGACGCTAGCCATGTCCTGGACCATCTCCGATGAAGTGATCTTCCTCGTCATGATATTCGTGGCGGCGTTCCTGCTGGTGCAGAGTTTCATGCTGCCCGTCTTCGGCGAGAACCGGCGGGCACGCAAACGCCTCAGGAAACGGCTTAAGTCCATGGAAGGCATGGAGGGCCAGGCCGGTCATATCTCGCTGGTGCGCAGCAGGTTCCTGCGGGAACTCTCCCCGTTGGAGCGCTGGCTGGAGGCTCTGCCGGGAATGCAATCCCTGGAACGGCTGATCGAACAGGCCGGGCACGAGACACCGGCCTATCGGGTGGTCCTCAGGGCCCTGTTGCTGGGCGTCGGCACCGGGCTGGCGTTCGGCTACCTGCTTCCCCATCCGGCGATGGCCCTGATCGTCGCGTTGTTGGCGGGTGCCTACCCCTTCATCCGGTTGTCCATGGACAAGTCCCGGCGTCTGGCCAGGTTCGAGGAGCAACTGCCGGATGCCCTGATCATCATGTCCCGGGGTCTGCGGGCCGGGCATCCGTTCGCGGATGCCTTGCGTCTGGTAGCCGAAGAGATGCCCGACCCGATCGGCAGCGAGTTCCGAACCACCTTCATGGAGATCAACTACGGCGGTGATGTCCGCATGGCCCTGGGCGGCCTGTTGAACCGGGTGCAAAGCGTGACCGTCATGGTCTTCGTGACCTCGGTGCTGATCCAGAAGGACACCGGGGGCAATCTCGCCGAGCTTCTGGACGGGCTCGCGGGAGTCGTTCGTGACCGATTCCGCTTTCACCGCAAGCTGCGGACCCTCTCGGCCCAGGGGCGGATGGCCGGCTGGGTCCTGTCACTCATACCATTCGCGCTGGCTGCGGTGCTCTCGGTGGTCAATCCGAAGTTTCTGCCCATGCTGACCCAGGATCCCACGGGCCGACAACTGGTCGTGGCCGCATTCGTTC carries:
- a CDS encoding type II secretion system F family protein, which encodes MSWTISDEVIFLVMIFVAAFLLVQSFMLPVFGENRRARKRLRKRLKSMEGMEGQAGHISLVRSRFLRELSPLERWLEALPGMQSLERLIEQAGHETPAYRVVLRALLLGVGTGLAFGYLLPHPAMALIVALLAGAYPFIRLSMDKSRRLARFEEQLPDALIIMSRGLRAGHPFADALRLVAEEMPDPIGSEFRTTFMEINYGGDVRMALGGLLNRVQSVTVMVFVTSVLIQKDTGGNLAELLDGLAGVVRDRFRFHRKLRTLSAQGRMAGWVLSLIPFALAAVLSVVNPKFLPMLTQDPTGRQLVVAAFVLMVIGIIWMRKIVRIDV